The proteins below are encoded in one region of Micromonospora sp. DSM 45708:
- a CDS encoding lysophospholipid acyltransferase family protein, with protein sequence MAENAAPGDAPSGPAVHDRPGDQWDRRVARGLAFLRRRLAGDYEVDEFGFDPDLTDAVFHPLVRLLYRDWFRTEVGGLEHVPTEGAGLVVGNHSGTVALDALILSTALHDRHPSHRYLRLLGADLVFRMPVVSELARKTGGTVACNPDAERLLGNGELVGVFPEGFKGIGKLYSDRYKLQRFGRGGFVSAALRTGTPIVPVAIVGGEEIYPMLADIKPLARLLKLPYFPVTPTFPWLGPLGMVPLPSKWLIEFCPPIPTAHLRDSADDPLVVFNLADQVRETIQQTLHKLLERRPDPFGP encoded by the coding sequence CCCGGGGACGCGCCGTCCGGGCCGGCGGTGCACGACCGGCCGGGGGACCAGTGGGACCGCCGGGTCGCGCGCGGGCTCGCGTTCCTGCGCCGCCGGCTCGCCGGTGACTACGAGGTGGACGAGTTCGGCTTCGACCCGGACCTCACCGACGCGGTCTTCCATCCGCTGGTCCGGCTGCTCTACCGGGACTGGTTCCGCACCGAGGTCGGCGGCCTGGAGCACGTGCCGACCGAGGGCGCCGGCCTGGTGGTGGGCAACCACTCCGGCACGGTGGCGCTGGACGCGCTGATCCTCTCCACGGCGCTGCACGACCGGCATCCGAGCCACCGCTACCTGCGCCTGCTCGGCGCCGACCTGGTCTTCCGGATGCCGGTGGTGTCCGAGCTGGCCCGCAAGACCGGCGGCACGGTGGCCTGCAACCCGGACGCCGAACGGCTGCTCGGCAACGGCGAGCTGGTCGGCGTGTTCCCGGAGGGCTTCAAGGGGATCGGCAAGCTCTACTCCGACCGCTACAAGCTCCAGCGGTTCGGCCGGGGCGGCTTCGTCTCCGCCGCGCTGCGCACCGGCACGCCGATCGTGCCGGTGGCCATCGTCGGCGGCGAGGAGATCTACCCGATGCTCGCCGACATCAAGCCGCTGGCCCGGCTGCTCAAGCTGCCCTATTTTCCGGTGACGCCGACGTTCCCCTGGCTGGGGCCGCTGGGCATGGTGCCGCTGCCGAGCAAGTGGTTGATCGAGTTCTGCCCGCCGATCCCGACCGCGCACCTGCGGGACTCCGCGGACGACCCGCTTGTCGTGTTCAACCTCGCCGACCAGGTGCGGGAGACCATCCAGCAGACGCTGCACAAGCTGCTCGAACGCCGTCCGGACCCGTTCGGCCCCTGA
- a CDS encoding HAD family hydrolase produces MTGSRKVTVSTDVHGHTAGWAETPAAPATTIAPDPTSAAFFDVDNTMMQGASIYWFARGLAARNYFTAGDLARFAWQQARFRLLATEDAGTMSQAKEAALAFVQGWRVDDVERLTEEIFDELMAPRIWAGTRRLAQRHLDAGERVWLVSAAPVEIGRVIAARLGLTGAIGTVAEVVDGAYTGRLVGDLMHGPAKAEAVLQLAAVEGLDLTRCAAYSDSANDLPMLSEVGRAVAVNPDPELLRRARERGWEVRDFRTGRRAVRIAVPSTVAAGLLAGAVTAGLALHRRRQHG; encoded by the coding sequence GTGACCGGGTCCCGCAAGGTGACGGTCAGCACCGACGTCCACGGGCACACCGCCGGTTGGGCGGAGACGCCGGCGGCACCCGCGACCACGATCGCACCGGACCCGACGTCCGCCGCGTTCTTCGACGTGGACAACACCATGATGCAGGGCGCGTCGATCTACTGGTTCGCCCGCGGGCTGGCCGCCCGGAACTACTTCACCGCCGGTGACCTGGCCCGGTTCGCCTGGCAGCAGGCCCGGTTCCGGCTGCTCGCCACCGAGGACGCCGGCACCATGTCGCAGGCCAAGGAGGCCGCGCTCGCCTTCGTGCAGGGCTGGCGGGTCGACGACGTGGAACGGCTCACCGAGGAAATCTTCGACGAGCTGATGGCGCCGCGCATCTGGGCCGGCACCCGCCGGCTGGCCCAGCGCCACCTCGACGCGGGCGAGCGGGTCTGGCTGGTCAGCGCCGCCCCGGTGGAGATCGGCCGGGTGATCGCGGCCCGGCTCGGCCTGACCGGCGCGATCGGCACGGTGGCCGAGGTGGTCGACGGGGCGTACACCGGTCGGCTGGTCGGCGACCTGATGCACGGGCCGGCGAAGGCCGAGGCGGTTCTCCAGCTCGCCGCCGTGGAAGGGCTGGACCTGACCCGTTGCGCGGCCTACAGCGACTCCGCCAACGACCTGCCGATGCTGTCCGAGGTGGGCCGCGCGGTCGCGGTCAACCCCGATCCGGAGCTGCTGCGGCGGGCCCGGGAGCGGGGCTGGGAGGTCCGTGACTTCCGCACCGGCCGCCGGGCCGTCCGCATCGCCGTGCCTTCGACCGTCGCCGCCGGGCTGCTCGCCGGTGCGGTGACCGCCGGGCTGGCCCTGCACCGCCGCCGCCAGCACGGCTGA
- a CDS encoding DUF5667 domain-containing protein, producing MDSDLFSGRRAERFAQLLDEANGGRRHHVRSRADGELTALVEVGRRLTVERPTVEVDAEFRTGLRAMLVATAEREGVTAATGTGGLGALLPAITGRRARARGAILVGVAAGAIALSGISAASENALPGDALYGMKRSTERAQLALASSDISRGQLFLDFARTRLDEAASVRDDRLGFSAVLDDMDADTRQGVRLLTTVAAQRSDPTALDAVDTFLAGQRRMVSGLLDRPDHADRDRTHRSLALLDAAGRRADALRETIACGLPAPTASDTLGPAPTTCPGDR from the coding sequence GTGGACAGCGACCTCTTCTCCGGTCGGCGAGCCGAGCGCTTCGCGCAACTCCTCGACGAGGCCAACGGCGGACGCCGACACCACGTCCGGTCCCGGGCCGACGGCGAACTCACCGCGCTCGTGGAGGTGGGCCGCCGGCTCACCGTCGAGCGGCCCACCGTCGAGGTCGACGCCGAGTTCCGCACCGGCCTGCGGGCGATGCTCGTGGCCACCGCCGAGCGCGAGGGCGTCACCGCCGCCACCGGCACCGGCGGGCTGGGCGCGCTGCTGCCCGCGATCACCGGCCGCCGGGCGCGGGCCCGGGGCGCGATCCTGGTCGGCGTGGCCGCCGGCGCGATCGCCCTCTCCGGCATCTCCGCTGCCAGCGAGAACGCGCTGCCCGGCGACGCGCTGTACGGCATGAAGCGCTCCACCGAACGCGCCCAGCTCGCACTGGCCAGCTCGGACATCAGCCGGGGGCAGCTCTTCCTCGACTTCGCCCGGACCCGGCTCGACGAGGCCGCCTCGGTCCGCGACGACCGGCTCGGCTTCAGCGCCGTCCTGGACGACATGGACGCGGACACCCGCCAGGGCGTACGCCTGCTGACCACGGTGGCGGCGCAGCGCTCCGACCCGACCGCGCTGGACGCCGTGGACACGTTCCTCGCCGGTCAGCGTCGGATGGTCAGCGGCCTGCTCGACCGGCCCGACCACGCCGACCGGGACCGCACCCACCGCTCGCTGGCCCTGCTCGACGCGGCCGGCCGGCGTGCCGACGCACTGCGCGAGACGATCGCCTGCGGGCTGCCCGCGCCGACGGCCAGCGACACGCTCGGGCCGGCACCGACCACCTGCCCCGGCGACCGCTGA
- a CDS encoding ECF subfamily RNA polymerase sigma factor, BldN family — MTTFGYAERPAGVTGPTQRNPLNERADPAPRADGLLAVRGEGWRARSRAHHGNEAPLRPAPPGGNAKPAAGRVGAPPRPTVPPAQARRGDAATSAEPPAAETAVLPVVTVGDTAVLPAVPAAPPATGFPSRPDPSDPATEVWALVERAQAGEAEAFGLIYDRYVDTVFRFVYFRVGNRQLAEDLTSDTFLRALKRIGSFTWQGRDLGAWLVTIARNLVADHFKSGRYRLEVTTGDVLDADREDRGPEGSPEAAVVEHITNVALLTAVKQLNPEQQECIVLRFLQGFSVAETARAMGKNEGAIKALQYRAVRALARLLPDGFQA; from the coding sequence GTGACCACGTTCGGTTACGCGGAACGGCCGGCCGGGGTGACCGGCCCGACCCAGCGGAATCCGCTCAACGAGCGCGCCGATCCCGCGCCACGCGCGGACGGCCTGCTCGCGGTGCGCGGTGAGGGATGGCGGGCCCGGAGCCGCGCGCACCACGGCAACGAGGCGCCGCTGCGCCCGGCCCCACCCGGCGGCAACGCGAAACCCGCCGCCGGTCGGGTCGGCGCCCCGCCCCGCCCGACCGTCCCGCCGGCCCAGGCCCGACGCGGTGACGCGGCGACCAGCGCCGAACCCCCCGCCGCCGAGACCGCGGTGCTGCCCGTGGTGACCGTCGGCGACACCGCGGTACTGCCGGCCGTCCCGGCCGCCCCGCCGGCCACCGGCTTCCCGAGCCGCCCCGACCCGTCCGACCCGGCCACCGAGGTCTGGGCGCTGGTCGAGCGGGCGCAGGCCGGCGAGGCCGAGGCGTTCGGCCTGATCTACGACCGGTACGTCGACACCGTCTTCCGGTTCGTCTACTTCCGGGTCGGCAACCGCCAACTCGCCGAGGACCTCACCTCCGACACGTTCCTGCGCGCGCTCAAACGCATCGGCAGCTTCACCTGGCAGGGGCGCGACCTGGGCGCCTGGCTGGTCACCATCGCCCGCAACCTGGTCGCCGACCACTTCAAGTCCGGGCGCTACCGGCTGGAGGTGACCACCGGTGACGTCCTCGACGCCGACCGGGAGGACCGCGGGCCGGAGGGCAGCCCGGAGGCGGCGGTGGTCGAGCACATCACCAACGTCGCCCTGCTCACCGCCGTCAAGCAGCTCAACCCGGAGCAGCAGGAATGCATCGTGCTCCGGTTCCTCCAGGGCTTCTCGGTCGCCGAGACGGCCCGCGCCATGGGCAAGAACGAGGGCGCCATCAAGGCTCTGCAGTACCGGGCGGTGCGGGCGCTGGCCCGGCTGCTGCCCGACGGCTTCCAGGCCTGA
- a CDS encoding AMP-binding protein: MQDAADSPAPNLADRLRRAAADHGDRAALHWRDATLTWSALDAAVTATARALHAAAPPADRTPHPPRVAIAFGNTPDFVVTYLAVLRAGLVAVPVNPALTGRELRHVLADSGAAILVGAADVTARVDPADLPALRAVHTTPPVAADDAPARFPTRGGDDLAVLLYTSGTEGRPKGAMLSHRALAANHAQTDRIEPPVVGPDDTVLLALPLFHAYGLNSGLGAVLHHGATGVLVDEPGPTGALDEIARHRVSVLLGVPSMFLTWAEAAGDPASALAGVRVAVCGAAPLPPSVGARFTELTGHPVHVGYGLTETAPVLTSTLVGGEPKPGSIGRPLPGVALRLVGSDGDELWRDGVPAAEAEDDGMDLTDDPTGTDPGQIVVRGANLFAGYWPDGRGGPGPDGWWATGDVAYADGDGDLFLVDRLGELILVNGFNVYPHEVESVLRAHPGVAESAVLGVPHPRTGETVRAYVVRTAGSSVTAADLLAHCARNLARFKCPTAVEFVDSLPYSAIGKVRKTELRPAPVVPSPAPPTETRTEVPDVQ; this comes from the coding sequence GTGCAGGACGCCGCCGACAGCCCCGCGCCGAACCTCGCCGACCGCCTCCGTCGGGCCGCCGCCGACCACGGCGACCGGGCCGCGCTCCACTGGCGCGACGCCACACTCACCTGGTCCGCGCTGGACGCCGCGGTCACCGCCACCGCCCGCGCGCTGCACGCCGCCGCGCCGCCGGCGGACCGGACGCCGCACCCGCCCCGGGTGGCGATCGCGTTCGGCAACACCCCCGACTTCGTGGTCACCTACCTGGCCGTGCTCCGCGCCGGCCTGGTCGCCGTGCCGGTCAACCCCGCGCTGACCGGCCGGGAGCTGCGGCACGTGCTCGCCGACTCCGGCGCCGCCATCCTGGTCGGCGCCGCCGACGTGACCGCCCGGGTGGACCCCGCCGACCTGCCCGCGCTGCGCGCGGTGCACACCACCCCGCCGGTCGCCGCCGACGACGCCCCGGCCCGGTTCCCGACGCGGGGCGGGGACGACCTGGCCGTACTGCTCTACACCTCGGGCACCGAGGGCCGGCCCAAGGGCGCGATGCTGTCGCACCGGGCGCTGGCCGCCAACCACGCCCAGACCGACCGGATCGAACCCCCGGTGGTCGGCCCCGACGACACCGTGCTGCTGGCGCTGCCGCTGTTCCACGCGTACGGGCTGAACTCCGGGCTCGGGGCGGTGCTGCACCACGGCGCCACCGGCGTGCTGGTCGACGAGCCCGGCCCGACCGGGGCGCTCGACGAGATCGCCCGGCACCGGGTCAGCGTGCTGCTCGGCGTACCGTCGATGTTCCTGACCTGGGCCGAAGCGGCAGGTGACCCGGCGTCGGCGCTGGCCGGCGTGCGGGTCGCGGTGTGCGGTGCGGCACCACTGCCGCCGTCCGTCGGCGCGCGCTTCACCGAACTGACCGGGCACCCGGTGCACGTCGGCTACGGGCTCACCGAGACCGCGCCGGTGCTCACCTCCACGCTTGTCGGCGGCGAGCCGAAGCCCGGCTCGATCGGTCGCCCGCTGCCCGGCGTCGCGCTGCGCCTGGTCGGGTCCGACGGCGACGAACTGTGGCGCGACGGGGTGCCCGCCGCCGAGGCCGAGGACGACGGGATGGACCTCACCGACGACCCGACCGGCACCGACCCCGGGCAGATCGTGGTGCGCGGCGCGAACCTGTTCGCCGGCTACTGGCCGGACGGGCGGGGCGGGCCCGGCCCGGACGGCTGGTGGGCCACCGGCGACGTGGCGTACGCCGACGGCGACGGCGACCTGTTCCTGGTCGACCGGCTCGGCGAGCTGATCCTGGTCAACGGCTTCAACGTCTACCCGCACGAGGTCGAGTCGGTGCTCCGGGCACACCCCGGGGTGGCCGAGTCGGCGGTCCTGGGCGTGCCGCACCCGCGGACCGGCGAGACTGTGCGGGCGTACGTGGTGCGCACGGCCGGCTCGTCGGTGACGGCGGCGGACCTGCTCGCCCACTGCGCGCGTAACCTGGCCCGGTTCAAGTGCCCGACCGCCGTCGAGTTCGTCGACAGCCTGCCGTACTCGGCGATCGGGAAGGTCCGCAAGACCGAGCTGCGCCCGGCGCCCGTGGTGCCGTCGCCGGCACCGCCGACCGAGACCCGCACGGAGGTACCCGATGTCCAGTGA
- a CDS encoding glutaredoxin family protein has product MSSDARLILITRPGCHLCEDAKAALDRVVAVTGDRWVEKDVTGDVELERDYGDRLPVVLLDGKEHGYWRVEEDRLLRDLTTPQL; this is encoded by the coding sequence ATGTCCAGTGACGCGAGGCTCATCCTGATCACCCGGCCCGGCTGCCACCTCTGCGAGGACGCGAAGGCCGCGCTCGACCGGGTGGTGGCGGTCACCGGCGACCGCTGGGTGGAGAAGGACGTGACCGGCGACGTCGAGCTGGAACGCGACTACGGCGACCGGCTGCCGGTGGTGCTGCTCGACGGCAAGGAGCACGGCTACTGGCGGGTCGAGGAGGACCGGCTGCTGCGGGACCTGACCACCCCGCAACTGTGA
- a CDS encoding HAD family hydrolase, whose protein sequence is MTGTRRHLVWDWNGTLLDDLDLVVRATNVAFASAGGPAVGADEHRVRFRRPIVDYYAEMLGRAVDAEAFGVLDRVFHDAYRAGLTSCALAADATAAIAAWPGSQSLLSMWFHDELVPTVHTYGLTPHFRRVDGLRATVGGGPKAEWLEKHLAELGLAGSDVVLIGDSLDDADAATSVGGAAVLYTGGLSDPARLRASGHPTADTLTEAVTLARALP, encoded by the coding sequence ATGACGGGTACGCGGCGCCACCTGGTGTGGGACTGGAACGGCACCCTGCTCGACGACCTCGACCTGGTGGTGCGCGCCACCAACGTCGCGTTCGCCAGCGCCGGCGGTCCGGCGGTCGGCGCGGACGAGCACCGGGTGCGGTTCCGCCGGCCGATCGTCGACTACTACGCGGAGATGCTCGGCCGGGCGGTCGACGCCGAGGCGTTCGGCGTGCTCGACCGGGTCTTCCACGACGCGTACCGGGCCGGGCTGACCAGTTGCGCGCTGGCCGCCGACGCCACCGCCGCGATCGCCGCCTGGCCGGGCAGCCAGTCGCTGCTGTCCATGTGGTTCCACGACGAGCTGGTGCCCACCGTGCACACGTACGGGCTGACCCCGCACTTCCGCCGCGTCGACGGGCTGCGCGCCACGGTCGGCGGCGGGCCCAAGGCCGAGTGGCTGGAGAAGCACCTGGCCGAGCTGGGGCTGGCCGGCTCCGACGTGGTGCTGATCGGTGACTCGCTGGACGACGCCGACGCGGCCACCTCGGTCGGCGGCGCGGCCGTCCTCTACACCGGCGGCCTCTCCGACCCGGCCCGGCTGCGCGCCAGCGGCCACCCGACCGCCGACACCCTCACCGAGGCGGTCACGCTGGCCCGTGCGCTGCCCTGA
- a CDS encoding response regulator transcription factor: protein MRVVIADDAVLLREGLIRLLTDFGHQVVAAVGDGDALVEAVVAHRPDISVVDVRMPPSHTDEGLRAAVEARRRVPGTPVLVLSQYVEVSYADDLLDTAGGAGGGIGYLLKDRVAAIDEFLDGLARVAAGGTVLDPEVISQLLVRRRRDDPLAALTPREREVLALMAEGRSNTAIARALVVSDGAVEKHVRNIFTKLDLPPDATTHHRRVLAVLAHLRA from the coding sequence ATGCGGGTGGTGATCGCGGACGACGCCGTACTGCTCCGGGAGGGGCTGATCCGGCTGCTGACCGACTTCGGGCACCAGGTGGTGGCCGCCGTCGGCGACGGGGACGCGCTGGTCGAGGCCGTGGTGGCGCACCGGCCGGACATCTCGGTGGTGGACGTGCGGATGCCGCCGTCACACACCGACGAGGGGCTGCGCGCCGCGGTGGAGGCCCGCCGCCGGGTGCCGGGCACGCCGGTCCTGGTGCTGTCCCAGTACGTCGAGGTGTCGTACGCCGACGACCTGCTGGACACCGCGGGCGGCGCCGGCGGCGGCATCGGCTACCTGCTGAAGGACCGGGTGGCCGCGATCGACGAGTTCCTGGACGGGCTGGCCCGGGTGGCCGCCGGCGGCACCGTGCTCGACCCGGAGGTGATCAGCCAACTGCTGGTGCGGCGGCGGCGCGACGACCCGCTGGCGGCGCTGACGCCGCGCGAGCGCGAGGTGCTGGCGCTGATGGCCGAGGGCCGCTCCAACACCGCCATCGCCCGCGCCCTGGTGGTGAGCGACGGCGCGGTGGAGAAGCACGTCCGCAACATCTTCACCAAGCTCGACCTGCCGCCGGACGCCACCACCCACCACCGCCGGGTGCTGGCCGTCCTGGCCCACCTCCGCGCCTGA
- a CDS encoding sensor histidine kinase — MTAAPLATTPVPSSPVRSLLRRLARDTGYVLFSLPLAVVGFVLAVAGISLTAGLLVTTLGLPILAGVLYAARGLADLERLRLPGVLGRPRVRPIYRTPERGAGLWRRIFTPIRDPQSWLDLLHAFLRLLVTLPTFVVVLVWWALALAGSLYGVYDGAIPRGPDDQDLSQLLGMGDGARERIALNTAIGLFALFTLPLVARACARIQAALAYSLLTGVAEMRQRIVTLEEQKRAAASAEASALRRLERDIHDGPQQRLVRLAMDLGRARHQLAADPEAARRTLDEAVAQTRETLDELRALSRGIAPPILVDRGLPSALAALAARALAPTELLVDDDLGTADGRLDPGLESTAYFVVAEALTNVAKHSRADACRVEVTRKVGRLEITVADDGVGGAHLAKGHGLSGIADRVRAAGGTLEVDSPAGGPTRIHAELPR; from the coding sequence ATGACCGCCGCGCCGTTGGCCACCACACCCGTTCCCTCGTCACCCGTCCGGAGTCTGCTCCGCCGGCTCGCCCGCGACACCGGCTACGTGCTCTTCAGCCTCCCGCTGGCGGTGGTCGGGTTCGTGCTCGCCGTGGCGGGGATCTCACTCACCGCCGGGCTGCTGGTCACCACGCTCGGCCTGCCGATCCTGGCCGGCGTGCTCTACGCGGCGCGCGGGCTGGCCGACCTGGAACGGCTCCGGCTCCCCGGCGTGCTCGGCCGGCCCCGGGTCCGCCCGATCTACCGGACGCCCGAGCGCGGGGCGGGGCTATGGCGTCGGATCTTCACCCCGATCCGCGATCCACAGTCCTGGCTCGACCTGCTGCACGCGTTCCTCCGGCTCCTGGTGACCCTGCCCACGTTCGTGGTGGTGCTGGTGTGGTGGGCGCTGGCGCTGGCCGGCTCGCTGTACGGCGTGTACGACGGCGCCATCCCGCGTGGGCCGGACGACCAGGACCTCAGCCAGCTCCTCGGCATGGGCGACGGCGCCCGCGAACGCATCGCGCTGAACACCGCGATCGGGCTGTTCGCCCTGTTCACCCTCCCGCTGGTGGCCCGGGCCTGTGCCCGGATCCAGGCCGCGCTGGCGTACTCGCTGCTCACCGGCGTGGCCGAGATGCGGCAGCGGATCGTCACGCTGGAGGAACAGAAGCGGGCCGCCGCCTCGGCCGAGGCGTCCGCGTTGCGCCGGTTGGAGCGCGACATCCACGACGGGCCGCAGCAGCGGCTGGTCCGGCTCGCCATGGACCTGGGTCGGGCCCGCCACCAGCTCGCCGCCGACCCGGAGGCGGCCCGGCGCACGCTGGACGAGGCGGTCGCCCAGACCCGGGAGACGCTCGACGAGCTGCGCGCGCTCTCCCGGGGCATCGCGCCGCCGATCCTGGTCGACCGGGGGCTGCCCAGCGCGCTCGCCGCGCTCGCCGCCCGGGCGCTGGCGCCGACCGAGCTGCTCGTCGACGACGACCTGGGCACCGCCGACGGCCGGCTCGACCCGGGTCTGGAGAGCACCGCGTACTTCGTGGTGGCCGAGGCGCTGACCAACGTCGCGAAGCACAGCCGGGCTGACGCCTGCCGGGTGGAGGTGACCCGGAAGGTGGGCCGACTGGAGATCACCGTCGCCGACGACGGGGTGGGCGGCGCGCACCTGGCCAAGGGGCACGGGCTCAGCGGCATCGCCGACCGGGTCCGGGCGGCCGGCGGCACGCTGGAGGTGGACAGTCCGGCCGGCGGGCCGACCCGGATCCACGCGGAGCTGCCCCGGTGA
- a CDS encoding redox-sensing transcriptional repressor Rex encodes MSQHRPPGAPGRTGAVPALPDLPEATVSRLPEYLRALHALADADHETVSSEGLASAVGVNSAKLRKDLSHLGSYGTRGVGYDVALLIDQIESVLGLTQCRAVALVGVGNLGHALAGYDGFASRGFRIAALLDADPSRVGERINGLVVRHVDELSRVVAEESISIGVIATPAPAAQAVADELVAVGVTSILNFAPCVLSVPEGVDVRKVDLAIELQILSFHEHRKASLTALPATGGSALTALPGGLAATDTQEAIGT; translated from the coding sequence ATGAGTCAGCACCGTCCCCCTGGCGCGCCCGGCCGCACCGGTGCCGTACCGGCGCTTCCGGACCTGCCCGAGGCGACCGTGTCCCGGCTCCCGGAATACCTGCGCGCGCTGCACGCGCTCGCCGACGCCGACCACGAGACCGTGTCCAGCGAGGGCCTGGCCAGCGCCGTCGGCGTCAACTCCGCCAAGCTCCGCAAGGACCTCTCCCACCTCGGCTCGTACGGCACCCGCGGCGTCGGCTACGACGTCGCGTTGCTGATCGACCAGATCGAGTCGGTGCTCGGGCTCACCCAGTGCCGGGCCGTCGCGCTGGTCGGCGTGGGTAATCTCGGTCACGCCCTGGCCGGCTACGACGGCTTCGCCAGCCGCGGGTTCCGGATCGCCGCGCTCCTCGACGCCGACCCGTCCCGCGTCGGCGAGCGGATAAACGGGCTGGTCGTCCGGCATGTCGACGAGCTGTCCCGGGTGGTCGCCGAGGAGTCGATCTCGATCGGCGTGATCGCCACCCCGGCGCCGGCCGCCCAGGCGGTCGCCGACGAGCTGGTCGCCGTCGGCGTGACGAGCATCCTCAACTTCGCGCCCTGCGTACTCTCGGTCCCGGAAGGAGTCGACGTGCGCAAGGTCGACCTCGCGATCGAGCTGCAGATCCTGTCCTTCCACGAGCACCGCAAGGCGTCGCTGACCGCGCTGCCCGCCACCGGCGGGTCCGCGCTCACCGCCCTGCCCGGCGGGCTCGCTGCCACCGACACCCAGGAGGCGATCGGCACGTGA